The genome window GTGGAAAACGATCCAGACAACAAATATCACACGCGTATCGGCCCTGGCAACGGACGCAAAAGGCCGGGTGCTTGTAGGAGCGAACGGAGAATTCGGTTATCTGGGCAAGGACGCTTTCGGTGTTCAGCGGTTTGTGGATCTGTCAGTAAAACTGAAAGAAAATTTTGGACAAATTATTCAGATTATCCCTACCAAAGCCGGCGCTTGGTTTGTAACGGATCAGATCAACTTTTTTTGGAATGGCACAACGGTGAAGCCATTCAAGCACAACCTGAAAATCCAGGCGGCATTTTCCTTCAAAGAGGAAATGCTGGTTTATGCAAAAAATAAAGGGATGATTCGGATCAATGGTGATCAGATCTCCCAAATCGAGCAAAATAGTGACGTGCCTGCTTTGCTGGACCTTACGTCGGTGGTACAGCTTGGGGATGGTTCTGCGCTTCTGGTAACAACAAGTCAGGGCATTTTTAAATTAAAAAATAACCGCATTGAGGTCATTGGCGGCAATGTGAATCCCGTGATTGTACGCAATCAGGCAACTTATGCAACCAAATTACAGGATGGAACAATTGCGATCAGCATGGCAACGGGCGGCATGCTGGTGGCGAATGCGGACGGAAATGTGCAATATCCTGTGGCAGCCGATACGGATTTACAGGAAACGCAAGTGTCGGCCATGTTCACCGACCGTGAGCACAATCTTTGGGTTGCGCTCAACGACGGTATCGCCCGCTTCGACCTGCCTTCACCGATCTCACTTTTTGACAGCAGGGATGGTCTGAGAGGTTCCGTAACTGCTATCCGGCGGTTTCAGGGACGGGTTGTGATAGGCACATTGAACGGATTATATTATGTAGAAAACAACCAGATCATTCACGTCAACGGCTTTTCCGGAAGCTGTCTGGGCCTGGATGAAGCGAATGGCACACTATATATTGCTTCAAACAAAGGGCTTTTTCAATGGACCAAAGGCTCGGGAATTTCAAGAATAAATTCGGTTTTTTCACTGAGCGTAACGGCTTCAAGCACTGGTAATGAGCTCTTTGTTGGCTTGCAAGACGGCTTAACAAAGTTAACGCGGGCAGGCAGCGAATGGCGGACGGAGCGGGTAAAGGCAGTTAACGAACAAATAGTAGGCGCTACCGAATCCTCCCCATCGACTTTCTGGCTCGAAACACTTTCCAATGGCGTTATAAAGCTGGATGGGAAATCAGGAACCATTAAACGATTTTCTGCTGCCCAAGGCATTTCCAGCCCATTATACAACAAACTGTCTTTGTATGAAGACAAGTTAATAGTCTCCAATAAGGATGGCCTGTTCGAGTATCAGCCTCAGTCGGACCGTTTTACCCGTGCGATTTGGCTGCATGCAGAAAAGACCTGGTTTGATCGTGTGCAAGGGGATGACAAGGCCAATGTCTGGACCACACGCGGCGACAAAAAATCAGCATCATTTTTCAAGAAAAAACCTTCCGGCGACTTCGAACTGCTGGAAACACCATTGATGCCCATCGCGGACGTTCCGTTTGAGATCATTTTTCCGGATGAAAATGGCAGCGCCTGGCTGGGCGGAGATCAGGGGCTCTTCCGGCTCGACATGCGGGTGCCGGACCAATATGTCTATGAATATCCGGTCATGCTGAGGAGTGTTGCCACGCAGGATAGTCTGCTGCAATTTGCACAAAACGGAATGATTAGCAAGCCTCTCAGCCACCGTCAGAATAATCTGATTTTTGAGTTTGCATTACCGAGTTATCACACGAATCAGGAGGTTCAGTACCAATATTTTCTTGAAAATTATGACAAAGAATGGTCTGACTGGGGACCGCTGACGCGTAAGGAATACAGCGGCTTGCCGTCGGGAAGTTACAATTTCAAAGTACGGGCAAGGGATGTTTATGACCACGTTTCAAAGGAAACATCATTGGCCTTTAAGATCCGCGTGCCCTGGTTCAGACAGTGGTATATGATCGCCTTGTACCTGATCTTATTCGGGGCCATGATCTACTACGTGGTCCGCTGGCGGTTGAGAAGAATTTTGAGAGAAAAGGAAGAACTGGAAACGCGGATCCTGGAACGTACGGAAGAGGTTGTGAACCAGAAAGAAGAACTGGAATTGCAATCCGAAGAACTCTCAGCAACCAACGATCAGCTTGAAAGGATCGATGAGTTTGTGAAATCAATTAATGGCGAGGTAAATACGGGGCGGCTGTTCCAGCTGGTTTTAAACAAATTATGCGAATTTCAAAACGTCAACGGAGCGTCTGCACTCGTTTATAACGCCGCGACCGACAATTATCAATTTATAGCGCTGGCGGGCGCTGTAGAAACTGCCAATGTAGAAGATGTCAGACTGACGGCTCAGGAAGCTGAGCAGCGGTATATCGAAAATGGCGAAGAAATTTTAGAAGATATTTTCCTTAAAAATGATTTTCGAAAGCAAAACGCCAATGCGTCCATCAGTGAGATTTTTTCTCCTAAGGCACTCATTACGATCTTGATACGGGTTGACGGTGTGGTGAAAAGCTACATTACGCTGGAAAATACGGACCGTGAAAATGCATTTTCGGAGCGGGATTTCAATGTCGTTAAAAACCTGAAAGAGCATTTGATTGGGGCTTATATTAAAACAAACATTCTTGAAAATCTTGAAAATACATTGTCCAACCTGAAATCGACGCAGGAAGAACTGATCCGGCAGGAGCGGCTGGCCTCGGTGGGTAGCCTTACCAAAGGGATTGTGGACAGGATTTTAAACCCGCTGAACTACATTAACAATTTCTCGCAATCGTCCGGGAAGCTTTTAAAGGAAATTACAGAAGTCACTGACAAGCACCAGGATGGCTTGTCGGAAGATGAGAAGGATGATCTGGACAGTGGTTTCAGTATGCTTCAAAAAAACCTGGAAAAGATTTATGAACATGGCAACAGCACAACGCGTATCGTAAAGGATATGCAAAAGTTGCTGAAAGGAAAATCGAGCGATTTTATCATTACAGAATTGAATCCTTTCCTGGAAGCAAAGGCCAAAACCGCCATTCAGGAAGCGCTGGCCGAATATAAAGATGCATCCGTAAAGCTGGATTTGGCTTTAAATGGCAATCCGGTTAAAGTCAGTGTGCTGCCTTATGAATTTGCACAGGTGATCACGAACCTGATCAGCAATGCCTGCTATGCCTTGCTGGAAAAGGCCAGGATCGATAAAACATTTGAGCCTCAGATCATTATCTCGTCTAAGCTGGTAGAAAGCGGCGTTTGCATTACCGTACGTGATAATGGGAAAGGCATTCCGGCCAAAGAGCAGGAGCAGCTGTTTAACCCATTTTTTACAACAAAACCTACGTCCAAAGGAACCGGGCTGGGCTTATATATGAGTAAGGACATTATTGAGTATCACAAAGGGCGCATGTCGGTAAATTCATTGGAAGGGGTGTTTACCGAAATAGAAATTTTCCTGCCGGTTGTTGCTTAATACGCTAAATGCTGCAAATTTTTAATTACCATGACTATGGGAGCCGGAACGACGGAACAAGACATTGAACTGTATCAGCAAAAGATCATTGAGCTCAACAAGCTCGCTGAAATAGGACAACTGAGTGCAGGTATTTTACATGAAATAAAAAATCCGGTGAGTTTTGTCAATAACTTTTCCCGACTTTCGCAGGGATTGGTGAGCGAGATACTGGACATTTGCCAAAGACCGCTGTCCGAAATGACCGAGACGGACATCGCCGATGAAAAAGATCTGCTGGAAACGCTTTCGCAAAACCTCATCAAGATCAACGAAAACGGCAAACGCATTGAGCGGATCATACAGGGAATGCTCGCACAAACCCGCTCCGACGCTGCTATCCTGGAACCCACAGACCTCAACCAGCTGCTTGAAGAATACAGCAAGCTGGCTTACCAGGGCGTCCGGGCAGAGGACATTGCCTTCAATGTAATGCTCAAATTTAACTTCGATCCTGAGATTGGCTGCGTGAAAGTGGCGAAAGGGGAGTTTGGTCGGGTGATTGTGAACCTGGTCAATAATGCGTGCTATGCGGTGAATGAA of Dyadobacter chenhuakuii contains these proteins:
- a CDS encoding sensor histidine kinase produces the protein MWRKVLRSIKLLIILICLTGSEKLWAQLANVAKPDVGRPLSGYYSSAEYRAHDQNFAIAQDRAGMMYFANFAGVLEFDGVEWKTIQTTNITRVSALATDAKGRVLVGANGEFGYLGKDAFGVQRFVDLSVKLKENFGQIIQIIPTKAGAWFVTDQINFFWNGTTVKPFKHNLKIQAAFSFKEEMLVYAKNKGMIRINGDQISQIEQNSDVPALLDLTSVVQLGDGSALLVTTSQGIFKLKNNRIEVIGGNVNPVIVRNQATYATKLQDGTIAISMATGGMLVANADGNVQYPVAADTDLQETQVSAMFTDREHNLWVALNDGIARFDLPSPISLFDSRDGLRGSVTAIRRFQGRVVIGTLNGLYYVENNQIIHVNGFSGSCLGLDEANGTLYIASNKGLFQWTKGSGISRINSVFSLSVTASSTGNELFVGLQDGLTKLTRAGSEWRTERVKAVNEQIVGATESSPSTFWLETLSNGVIKLDGKSGTIKRFSAAQGISSPLYNKLSLYEDKLIVSNKDGLFEYQPQSDRFTRAIWLHAEKTWFDRVQGDDKANVWTTRGDKKSASFFKKKPSGDFELLETPLMPIADVPFEIIFPDENGSAWLGGDQGLFRLDMRVPDQYVYEYPVMLRSVATQDSLLQFAQNGMISKPLSHRQNNLIFEFALPSYHTNQEVQYQYFLENYDKEWSDWGPLTRKEYSGLPSGSYNFKVRARDVYDHVSKETSLAFKIRVPWFRQWYMIALYLILFGAMIYYVVRWRLRRILREKEELETRILERTEEVVNQKEELELQSEELSATNDQLERIDEFVKSINGEVNTGRLFQLVLNKLCEFQNVNGASALVYNAATDNYQFIALAGAVETANVEDVRLTAQEAEQRYIENGEEILEDIFLKNDFRKQNANASISEIFSPKALITILIRVDGVVKSYITLENTDRENAFSERDFNVVKNLKEHLIGAYIKTNILENLENTLSNLKSTQEELIRQERLASVGSLTKGIVDRILNPLNYINNFSQSSGKLLKEITEVTDKHQDGLSEDEKDDLDSGFSMLQKNLEKIYEHGNSTTRIVKDMQKLLKGKSSDFIITELNPFLEAKAKTAIQEALAEYKDASVKLDLALNGNPVKVSVLPYEFAQVITNLISNACYALLEKARIDKTFEPQIIISSKLVESGVCITVRDNGKGIPAKEQEQLFNPFFTTKPTSKGTGLGLYMSKDIIEYHKGRMSVNSLEGVFTEIEIFLPVVA
- a CDS encoding sensor histidine kinase translates to MTMGAGTTEQDIELYQQKIIELNKLAEIGQLSAGILHEIKNPVSFVNNFSRLSQGLVSEILDICQRPLSEMTETDIADEKDLLETLSQNLIKINENGKRIERIIQGMLAQTRSDAAILEPTDLNQLLEEYSKLAYQGVRAEDIAFNVMLKFNFDPEIGCVKVAKGEFGRVIVNLVNNACYAVNEKSKRQAEGYEPVIEITTSRIGQEVEIKICDNGIGIPEDIVAKLFKPFFTTKPQGKGTGLGLSLTYTSVTDTHKGSIHVTSVVGEKTEFTIVIPG